The Hirundo rustica isolate bHirRus1 chromosome 1 unlocalized genomic scaffold, bHirRus1.pri.v3 SUPER_1_unloc_2, whole genome shotgun sequence DNA window TGCAGGTCTGAGGGACTTTGCCACAGGATATTACAGGGTATTTATCCAGCCTAATTATACATACTCATTAAGATGGGCTTCTCAGCTAATACAAACCCAGCACATTTCCCGTAAATAATTTGCATGGCTCTGCCTCTttcaattaataatttttattgtcCTGGAGAGTCATAAAAATTGGGTCTCTGTGGTAATTTTTACTGGGTGCCCCAATATCTCAGACGACCTCACCTCAGACTGTCGCTCTTGGCAGGCGCTGCTCCTTCTGTTACAGAACTTGTCAAAAACCACGCTGGAGCTCCCTTTATCTCTTTCTCCACTGGTTCCAGCTGCTTATATTATcctgtgaaaatatttatatcctTTTACCGTTTTTGCTGATAACTCTTCAAGCCCTAACCTGCAGATTCAGCGCCTTATGAAAAGCCACGCTATGGAAAGCCAAGTGTCCATAAAGCAGCCTTCAAAATTTATTCGGATACAGGGACAGAGTTTCCATAGCCATTCCCCCGTGGCGTTTCTCTCTCGAGgtttcggaggacgcagcctccttttatccTGAACTCTCAGCCGCACGTTGCTGTCTCCCTTTCCCCATCCGCTGAATGGGGCTGCTGGGAAGGTGCAGCCTCCCCAAACCACTGACTCCATATCCACCTTGAACCTGTCATTTCCCTGCAAAGTTCAGATGTTCAGGCTGCCGGGGTTATGCAAGAGACTTTGTGGGGACCCATCTCTCCTGTTAACCTAAAGTTCAGGAGTTAAAATTTTCTGGTCCGACCACGAGGGTTCTGTGGCACACTTCATGTCTGCCGAGATATCAAGACCCATTTTGAAGACACTGACAACCATTTCTCCTCAAGACCTCAACCCAGAGATGTTTTGCAATGACATCCCCATccatttttcctaaaaaaatccagtttgctatgttgaatgggttctttaagtgGGAAGTCTGTAGTTATATCTCATTTGCCccatttggttttttgttacaagcacagctacataaacataaagctgacaagcaatgaatTACTGAATCcaggatagcttatctaagatccggcttctgttaactgcaagcAAAGCTCATCtacctacttcagctaattcaggAACTGTTATCTTagctttcctaaaatccctaattcttccaATTTAATGTctcagggagggtgggaggatGAGTGGTAACGCCCAATCACCAGATCAGGCCCACCCCAACCGATGCTGTGGTTTGTAAAGGAGAAAAGCCCCAGCAAAACCCCAGGGAATCGATGGGATGGGGACGGGTCTGCAGCCTCAGACACTCGGTGTCCGCAGGACAGAATGCTTAGGTCTGGTACAGAACAGTGCccattgtgttttaaaaagaactcTTTGAATCCAAACCCatcacctccagggatccaTGGAAGAGGAAACACTGCCGGGGATTGCTGGCAAATGGATTTTCTGAGCCACCACACCAACAAGGGTTCAGGGATCTCCTGGTGTTGGTGGATCCCTGTTTTGGGCTCCAGaacttctcctgctgccccaacAAGGCCGGGGAAGTCACGCAGGCACTCCCCAGGAGATCATGGCCAGGCTCGGGGTGCCCGCAGGGATGTCATCTGATAGGGGACCCCATGTGGTGTCTGAGGTGTGACAGCAACTGCGTGAGCAgtggggagtggggctggggggctcggggggcacATGGGACCCTGGGGTTGGGGTCATGGAGGGTGAGAAATCAGAGAATAGAAGGTTTCAGTTCCCCAGAAAGTTCTGCATAgagcttaaaaacaaacaggcagAAGCCAGAAAAGGATGTAAAAGTTTGGACACAGCAGGGCAAATGCTGCTGGAACCCGTGGAGAAACAGATAAAGGGAACTCCAATGAAGGTGTTTTGACAAGTTCTGGATCACAGAAGGAGCTGCGTCTGCAGCAAGCAGAAGTTCAACAGGAAGTCATTGTGGAGGCCGACGCACTCTAAGAAAACCACACCCAGAGACCCCACTTTGTTTCCTCTCTGGGACAATAGAAATGATTTCCTTAGAGAGGCAGAGCCATGCAAATTATTTACCGGAAAAGTGCTGTTTCTGTGTCAAATTGGAGCCTCaccaaaatgaatatttatgacTCTGGTAGATAAATACCCTGTGGCTAAGCCTCCCCCCGGACCCGCAGGACCAGCAGAGATCCGCAGTGAGTGTGAGCTGATAAAGAATTGCAGTTTGTGATCCCTGCAGTTCTGTCAGGGAGTTCACTCCGGCTCGTTTCGGTaccaggggctggggggagcactggggacacttggggGGTTCACGAGTCTGTGGGGTTGGGATTGCactcctgggagctgggggaatTGCAGCACTGGGACTGGGGTCCTGTGGAGCTCTGGGTGGAATTGAGGGGACACGGGATGGTGGGAGTGGGGTCATGGGGGGGGGCTGGGAGACACTGGGGGTAGGGGATGGTGCCTGGATTTGGGTCAAGGTCGTGGGGCAGCACTGAAGAAATTGGGGACTGGGAGTGGGATTGGGGTGTGGGAATGGGCTGAGGGGAACATTGGAGGTCTCAGGGAGCGAACCCAGGATTTGATTTGGGATTTCGTGGTGGCTGAGGGGAGTTGTAATCATGGGAGTAGGATTGGGATTCTGGAAGGGCAAGGAGGACATGGTACTGTGGGACTGGGGACCCTGAGGAattgggggacattggggagGCACAAGTAACCGCAAAACTGGGGATCAGGGACCTCAGATATGTCCCGACGTCTTCTGGCCAGGAGTgcctcccttccccctgggctgaccccactcccctcccagtccctccctgaGGAaacctccctgtgtcccctctctctcctccagtgtcccctcagtgtgtcccctctgtgtcccccagtgtcccacaTTCTCCCGGTGGCCTCTCCTCTCCATGGCCCCCCTGGCtcacaccctggcactgctggcaatGACCGTGGCCACTGCAGCCATTGATGTGAAGTGGATGGACATGGCCCCAAACTCCTTTGATGACCAGTACTGGGGCTGCGGCCCTGCCATGACCGCGGCGTTGCCGGCCCTCAACCGCTCTGAGTTCCAGAAGAATCCTCTGTTCGCCCAGGCCTGGCTTAAGGCCGTGGCTGAGTGGCAGAGGAAGgggtcccctgtgtcccctctgtcatCCTCAGCCCAGGCCATCGCTGTCATGGCCTACTCAATGAAGGACGTGTACAGGCAGTTCAATGAGGCCGTGCGCGAGGCCGGGAGCTCCCCCCAGGAGtacagggacaacttccacttcAAAACGTTGCATTTCCTGCTGACCCAGGCCCTGGTGAAGCTGAGGGAGGATCAGAATGCGCGGTGTCGCAACGTGACCCGGGGCGTGCATGACATCTGCTTCATGGCGTGGCGTGGCCAGAGGGTCCGGTTTGGACAATTCACATCAACATCGCTGAGCAAAGCCATCCTCCAAAAATACGGGACAGACACAGTATTCCAGGTGTACACGTGCCACGGCGCATATATCGAGGCTTTTTCCTACGATCGAGATAACCACGAGGTGCTGATCCCACCATATGAAACCTTTGAGGTCACCAAAGTCACCCGGAAAGGGGACAAGGCAGAGATCGAGCTCAGCTCCACCGGGACCTACAGCAAATACAACTGCGAGTGGCTGGAAGGTGACACCacaggggacagcctgggggATGAGGACACCCACTGTGGCCATGGGGACATCCATGATgaggcacaggggacacagtgACACTCACTGGAGTTGGGGGACAGGGTGAACCACTTTGTGTTTGTGGGGAGGACACCTGATGCTAGGGACAAAGATGGGGATacccagtgctggggacaccaagcctggggacacccatggagggcacagggacaggaacaccCAAGACAGGGCACAGGAATTGAGACCCCCACatctgggaggggacagggacacccctgccaggggaggacagggacagggacagggacagggagagggagagggacagggacagggacagggacagggacaaggacagggacgCCCCCATTCTGACCCTGTCCCTCCCCACCAAAGGcagtgctgtggggacaggccCTGTGTGCTGGATGTGGGTGGGAGGGACCCACGTGGCACACCCTGAACTCCTGTCACTCCCATGGCATTCCCTGACTCTCCCTGACCCATCACCTCTAAGCCCACCATGACCCCTCTGACCTCCCTGGCCCCTGTACCCCCCATACCCACGAACACCCTGTCACCGCTAACCTCATGGCCCCCATCTCTCCTGCCACCCCTAACCCCCCATTATGGCCCTCCCCAACCCCTTCACTCTCCCGATGGTCTCACTGACACCCCTCTTTGTCCCCCAGGTGGGAGCGTACCCTTGTCCCCCTTCCACCTTGGAGGACTCGTCCTGGccaccacagccctggcagtggcCACCGGGGCCCTCTGAACCACGAGGCCACCAACATCACCGAGGTCACTGTGGTCACTGCGGCCAGCACTATCACCAAGACCACCAGGACCACCAGACAAATGAGGACACCAAGGTTaccaaggccaccactgccacTATGGCCACCTTGGCAGCTACTGCCACCATGAGGTC harbors:
- the LOC120766039 gene encoding NAD(P)(+)--arginine ADP-ribosyltransferase 2-like, coding for MAPLAHTLALLAMTVATAAIDVKWMDMAPNSFDDQYWGCGPAMTAALPALNRSEFQKNPLFAQAWLKAVAEWQRKGSPVSPLSSSAQAIAVMAYSMKDVYRQFNEAVREAGSSPQEYRDNFHFKTLHFLLTQALVKLREDQNARCRNVTRGVHDICFMAWRGQRVRFGQFTSTSLSKAILQKYGTDTVFQVYTCHGAYIEAFSYDRDNHEVLIPPYETFEVTKVTRKGDKAEIELSSTGTYSKYNCEWLEGGSVPLSPFHLGGLVLATTALAVATGAL